A stretch of the Gossypium hirsutum isolate 1008001.06 chromosome D07, Gossypium_hirsutum_v2.1, whole genome shotgun sequence genome encodes the following:
- the LOC107953553 gene encoding uncharacterized protein gives MANLIHKLFKTRSTQGLILSFNAPQLQNPLPKLTPSLIPNQLHDFASTKPDFLNHPSFFLDPKSPKDGNFTEPSKFYPNFPFGYLLNPISLSGFDSLMAMEVDEGTTETEIWADSVKKKRKKKMNKHKYKKLRKRLRRKT, from the coding sequence ATGGCGAATCTCATCCATAAACTCTTCAAAACCAGATCCACTCAAGGACTCATCCTCTCTTTCAATGCCCCACAACTTCAAAACCCACTCCCGAAACTCACTCCTTCACTTATTCCCAATCAACTCCATGATTTTGCATCAACCAAACCTGATTTCCTCAACCACCCAAGTTTTTTCCTCGATCCCAAATCCCCAAAAGATGGCAACTTTACTGAACCTTCGAAGTTTTACCCCAATTTCCCTTTTGGGTATTTGTTAAACCCCATTAGCTTATCTGGGTTTGATTCATTAATGGCAATGGAAGTGGACGAAGGGACAACAGAGACTGAAATTTGGGCTGATAGtgtgaagaagaagaggaagaagaagatgaataaGCATAAGTACAAGAAGCTAAGGAAGCGTCTGAGAAGAAAGACATAG